A window of the Hordeum vulgare subsp. vulgare chromosome 5H, MorexV3_pseudomolecules_assembly, whole genome shotgun sequence genome harbors these coding sequences:
- the LOC123395824 gene encoding sugar carrier protein A-like isoform X2: MAVPLYLSEMAPAHLRGGLNMMFQLATTLGIFSANMINYGTQKIKPWGWRLSLGLVAAPALLMTVGGLLLPETPNSLIERGHVEEGRRVLELIRGTTDVDAEFTDMTEASELANTIKHPFRNILERRNRPQLVMAVCMPAFQILTGINSILFYAPVLFQSMGFGASWSLYSSMLTGAVLLFSTLISIATVDRLGRRKLLISGGIQMIVCQLIVAAILGVKFGSDKHLSRGCSVAVVFVICLFMLAFGWSWGPLGWTVPSEIFPLETRSAGQSITVAVNLFFTFVIAQAFLSLLCVFKYAIFIFFAGWIAIMTAFVYVFLPETKGVPIEEMVLLWSKHRFWKNIMPAMPTMPLEDGWGPGDDRGDSAVAADCSIHKSQVKIIVDEQ, from the exons ATG GCTGTGCCGCTGTACTTGTCGGAGATGGCACCGGCGCACCTCCGCGGCGGGCTGAACATGATGTTCCAGCTCGCGACGACGCTTGGCATCTTCTCGGCGAACATGATCAACTACGGAACGCAGAAAATCAAGCCGTGGGGGTGGCGCCTCTCGCTCGGCCTCGTGGCGGCGCCAGCGTTGCTGATGACTGTAGGCGGGCTGCTCCTGCCGGAGACACCGAACAGCCTCATCGAGCGCGGGCACGTCGAGGAGGGCCGGCGCGTGCTGGAGCTGATCCGCGGCACCACGGACGTCGACGCCGAGTTCACAGACATGACGGAGGCGAGTGAACTGGCAAACACAATCAAGCACCCGTTCCGGAACATCCTGGAGCGGCGCAACCGTCCGCAGCTGGTGATGGCCGTGTGCATGCCGGCGTTTCAGATCCTGACGGGCATCAACTCCATCCTGTTCTACGCGCCGGTGCTGTTCCAAAGCATGGGTTTTGGGGCCAGCTGGTCCCTCTACTCGTCTATGCTCACCGGCGCCGTGCTTTTGTTCTCGACCCTCATTTCCATCGCCACCGTCGACCGCCTCGGCAGGAGGAAGCTCCTCATCAGCGGCGGCATCCAGATGATCGTTTGCCAGCTGATCGTGGCGGCGATACTGGGGGTAAAGTTCGGCTCAGACAAGCATCTATCGCGGGGCTGCTCGGTCGCGGTGGTGTTCGTGATCTGCCTCTTCATGCTGGCGTTTGGGTGGTCGTGGGGTCCGCTAGGGTGGACGGTGCCGAGCGAGATCTTTCCGCTGGAGACGCGGTCGGCGGGGCAGAGCATCACGGTGGCCGTCAACCTCTTCTTCACCTTCGTCATCGCACAGGCGTTCCTGTCGCTGCTCTGCGTCTTCAAGTAcgccatcttcatcttcttcgCCGGCTGGATTGCCATCATGACCGCCTTCGTCTATGTCTTCCTGCCGGAGACCAAGGGGGTGCCCATCGAGGAGATGGTGCTGCTGTGGAGCAAGCATAGGTTCTGGAAGAACATCATGCCGGCAATGCCGACGATGCCGCTCGAGGACGGCTGGGGACCCGGTGACGACCGTGGGGATAGCGCTGTTGCGGCTGATTGCAGCATCCACAAATCACAAGTGAAGATCATTGTCGATGAACAATGA
- the LOC123395824 gene encoding sugar transport protein 7-like isoform X1, with protein MAGSMAPLGVKKERAAQYKGHMTFAVAMACIVAAVGGSIFGYDIGISGVNTMDPFLERFFPAVFRRKNLVTLNNYCKYDNQALSAFTSILYLSGQVSTLAAAPVTRNYGRRASIICGGISFLIGAALNAAAANLTTLILGRVMLGVGIGFGNQAVPLYLSEMAPAHLRGGLNMMFQLATTLGIFSANMINYGTQKIKPWGWRLSLGLVAAPALLMTVGGLLLPETPNSLIERGHVEEGRRVLELIRGTTDVDAEFTDMTEASELANTIKHPFRNILERRNRPQLVMAVCMPAFQILTGINSILFYAPVLFQSMGFGASWSLYSSMLTGAVLLFSTLISIATVDRLGRRKLLISGGIQMIVCQLIVAAILGVKFGSDKHLSRGCSVAVVFVICLFMLAFGWSWGPLGWTVPSEIFPLETRSAGQSITVAVNLFFTFVIAQAFLSLLCVFKYAIFIFFAGWIAIMTAFVYVFLPETKGVPIEEMVLLWSKHRFWKNIMPAMPTMPLEDGWGPGDDRGDSAVAADCSIHKSQVKIIVDEQ; from the exons ATGGCTGGCAGCATGGCTCCGCTGGGAGTGAAGAAGGAGAGGGCGGCGCAGTACAAGGGCCACATGACGTTCGCCGTCGCCATGGCCTGCATCGTCGCCGCCGTCGGGGGTTCCATCTTCGGCTACGACATCGGGATCTCCG GAGTGAACACCATGGACCCGTTCCTCGAGAGGTTCTTCCCGGCAGTGTTCCGGCGGAAGAACTTGGTGACTCTTAACAACTACTGTAAGTACGATAACCAAGCCCTCTCCGCCTTCACCTCCATCCTCTACCTCTCCGGCCAAGTCTCTACACTTGCGGCCGCTCCCGTGACAAGGAACTACGGGCGCCGCGCCAGCATTATCTGCGGGGGCATCAGCTTCCTCATCGGCGCAGCCCTCAACGCTGCCGCTGCGAACCTCACGACGTTGATCCTCGGCCGCGTCATGCTTGGCGTCGGCATCGGTTTCGGCAATCAG GCTGTGCCGCTGTACTTGTCGGAGATGGCACCGGCGCACCTCCGCGGCGGGCTGAACATGATGTTCCAGCTCGCGACGACGCTTGGCATCTTCTCGGCGAACATGATCAACTACGGAACGCAGAAAATCAAGCCGTGGGGGTGGCGCCTCTCGCTCGGCCTCGTGGCGGCGCCAGCGTTGCTGATGACTGTAGGCGGGCTGCTCCTGCCGGAGACACCGAACAGCCTCATCGAGCGCGGGCACGTCGAGGAGGGCCGGCGCGTGCTGGAGCTGATCCGCGGCACCACGGACGTCGACGCCGAGTTCACAGACATGACGGAGGCGAGTGAACTGGCAAACACAATCAAGCACCCGTTCCGGAACATCCTGGAGCGGCGCAACCGTCCGCAGCTGGTGATGGCCGTGTGCATGCCGGCGTTTCAGATCCTGACGGGCATCAACTCCATCCTGTTCTACGCGCCGGTGCTGTTCCAAAGCATGGGTTTTGGGGCCAGCTGGTCCCTCTACTCGTCTATGCTCACCGGCGCCGTGCTTTTGTTCTCGACCCTCATTTCCATCGCCACCGTCGACCGCCTCGGCAGGAGGAAGCTCCTCATCAGCGGCGGCATCCAGATGATCGTTTGCCAGCTGATCGTGGCGGCGATACTGGGGGTAAAGTTCGGCTCAGACAAGCATCTATCGCGGGGCTGCTCGGTCGCGGTGGTGTTCGTGATCTGCCTCTTCATGCTGGCGTTTGGGTGGTCGTGGGGTCCGCTAGGGTGGACGGTGCCGAGCGAGATCTTTCCGCTGGAGACGCGGTCGGCGGGGCAGAGCATCACGGTGGCCGTCAACCTCTTCTTCACCTTCGTCATCGCACAGGCGTTCCTGTCGCTGCTCTGCGTCTTCAAGTAcgccatcttcatcttcttcgCCGGCTGGATTGCCATCATGACCGCCTTCGTCTATGTCTTCCTGCCGGAGACCAAGGGGGTGCCCATCGAGGAGATGGTGCTGCTGTGGAGCAAGCATAGGTTCTGGAAGAACATCATGCCGGCAATGCCGACGATGCCGCTCGAGGACGGCTGGGGACCCGGTGACGACCGTGGGGATAGCGCTGTTGCGGCTGATTGCAGCATCCACAAATCACAAGTGAAGATCATTGTCGATGAACAATGA